In Jejubacter calystegiae, the following are encoded in one genomic region:
- the yghU gene encoding glutathione-dependent disulfide-bond oxidoreductase: MSQHEYQPPRVWTWEQPEDGGTWSSINRPVSGATHETTLPQGKHPLQLYSLGTPNGQKVTIMLEELLEKGVKEAEYDAHLIRIGEGDQFSSGFVSVNPNSKIPAMLDCSTTPPTRLFESGSILFYLAEKFSHFLPTSQPARAETMNWLFWLQGSAPFVGGGFGHFYAYAPVKIEYAINRYAMETKRLLDVLDRQLANHEWVAGDEYSIADMAIWPWFGGLVLNRSYDAAEFLDAASYKNVVRWAKAVDARPAVKRGRIVNRTSGPLSEQLHERHDASDFDTLTEDKRQG; the protein is encoded by the coding sequence ATGTCGCAACACGAATATCAACCTCCCAGAGTATGGACCTGGGAACAGCCTGAAGATGGGGGCACCTGGTCCTCCATTAACCGCCCTGTATCCGGCGCCACCCATGAGACGACGCTACCGCAAGGCAAACACCCATTACAGCTCTATTCACTGGGGACTCCCAACGGCCAGAAGGTCACGATTATGCTGGAAGAGTTACTGGAGAAGGGGGTAAAAGAGGCGGAATATGACGCGCACCTGATTCGAATCGGCGAAGGCGATCAGTTCTCTAGCGGGTTTGTCAGCGTCAACCCGAACTCCAAGATCCCGGCCATGCTGGACTGTTCCACCACCCCGCCGACCCGCCTGTTTGAGTCCGGCTCTATCCTGTTCTATCTGGCGGAAAAATTTAGCCACTTCCTGCCAACCAGCCAACCTGCGCGCGCCGAAACCATGAACTGGCTGTTCTGGCTCCAGGGATCGGCCCCCTTTGTAGGCGGCGGTTTTGGCCACTTCTATGCCTATGCGCCGGTCAAAATCGAATACGCCATTAACCGCTACGCCATGGAAACCAAACGCCTGCTCGACGTGCTGGACAGGCAACTGGCGAATCACGAATGGGTGGCGGGCGATGAGTACAGCATTGCCGATATGGCTATCTGGCCCTGGTTCGGGGGACTGGTACTGAACCGCTCTTACGATGCCGCCGAATTCCTGGATGCCGCCAGCTATAAGAACGTGGTGCGCTGGGCGAAGGCGGTAGATGCCCGACCCGCCGTGAAACGCGGACGTATCGTCAATCGCACATCGGGGCCGCTTTCCGAACAGCTACACGAACGTCACGACGCTTCGGACTTCGATACGCTAACGGAAGATAAACGCCAGGGATAA
- the proP gene encoding glycine betaine/L-proline transporter ProP, with translation MQTNSSSVDQELPQQVSDVTIVDKPLMKRAIGAASLGNAMEWFDFGIYGYLAVILGSVFFPDASPVAQLLSTYAAFAVAFLVRPLGGLFFGPLGDRIGRKKVLALTMILMALGTFSIGLIPSYAAIGLWAPALLLLARLVQGFSTGGEYGGAATFIAEYAPDKKRGFMGSWLEIGTLFGLVISAMLVTGLTHLLGNEAMREWGWRIPFLIAGPLGLLGVWLRLRLEETPAFRQYLEKQAPKEKPPGMVQQWRDLLANSLRPFLICIGLVFILNVSDYMLLTWMPGYLNVVMGFSELQGLAVVMVAMLCMMAVIPFVGMLSDRIGRRPLWMTGCLGFLFLSLPCFWLLGSGNLGLAFVGMLVLGLLLSCFLSTVASTLPALFATSVRYGGMAIAYNLSTSLFGGTAPLFSAWLVESTGHPLAPAFYLMFAAAVGGTAAWLSKESSRQPLAGSPPAVESHSEAVALVRRNRKRRIGMKPLSAR, from the coding sequence ATGCAGACAAACTCATCATCTGTAGATCAGGAACTGCCGCAGCAGGTCAGCGATGTCACAATAGTGGACAAGCCGCTGATGAAGCGCGCCATTGGTGCGGCTTCGCTGGGAAACGCCATGGAGTGGTTTGATTTCGGCATCTACGGCTACCTGGCCGTCATTCTGGGTTCGGTCTTTTTCCCGGATGCCAGCCCGGTAGCGCAGTTGCTGTCGACCTATGCCGCCTTTGCGGTGGCCTTCCTGGTTCGCCCTCTGGGTGGACTTTTCTTTGGCCCCTTAGGGGATCGCATTGGCCGTAAGAAAGTACTGGCATTAACCATGATTCTGATGGCGCTGGGCACGTTTTCCATAGGGCTTATCCCCAGCTATGCCGCTATCGGACTATGGGCGCCGGCGCTGCTGCTACTGGCGCGTCTGGTTCAGGGATTTTCCACCGGTGGTGAATATGGCGGTGCCGCGACCTTTATTGCCGAATATGCGCCGGATAAAAAGCGCGGCTTTATGGGAAGCTGGCTGGAGATCGGCACGCTGTTCGGGCTGGTGATATCGGCGATGCTGGTGACCGGTCTGACGCACCTGTTGGGCAATGAGGCAATGCGCGAGTGGGGCTGGCGAATTCCCTTTCTGATCGCCGGTCCGTTGGGGCTTTTAGGGGTATGGTTGCGGCTGCGGCTGGAGGAGACTCCGGCCTTTCGTCAGTACCTGGAAAAGCAGGCGCCGAAAGAGAAGCCGCCCGGCATGGTACAGCAGTGGCGGGATCTGCTGGCGAACAGCCTGCGCCCGTTTCTGATCTGCATCGGGCTGGTGTTTATCCTTAACGTTTCGGACTACATGCTACTGACCTGGATGCCGGGCTACCTGAATGTGGTGATGGGGTTTAGCGAACTTCAGGGGCTGGCGGTGGTAATGGTCGCCATGCTGTGCATGATGGCGGTGATCCCATTCGTTGGCATGCTGTCGGATCGCATCGGGCGCCGTCCGCTGTGGATGACCGGCTGTCTGGGGTTCCTGTTCCTGTCGCTGCCCTGCTTCTGGCTACTGGGTAGCGGCAATCTGGGGCTGGCGTTTGTGGGGATGCTGGTACTTGGCCTGCTGCTGAGCTGTTTTCTGAGTACCGTGGCTTCCACGCTTCCGGCGCTGTTCGCCACTTCGGTCCGCTATGGCGGTATGGCGATCGCCTATAACCTCTCCACCTCGCTGTTTGGCGGTACGGCGCCGCTGTTTAGCGCGTGGCTGGTGGAAAGCACCGGGCACCCGCTCGCACCGGCGTTTTATCTGATGTTTGCCGCAGCCGTTGGGGGAACCGCTGCCTGGCTGAGCAAAGAGAGCTCGCGCCAGCCGCTGGCTGGTTCGCCGCCAGCAGTGGAAAGTCATTCAGAAGCGGTGGCGCTGGTAAGGCGTAACCGCAAGCGACGTATTGGCATGAAGCCGCTTTCGGCCCGATAA
- the mqo gene encoding malate dehydrogenase (quinone), with product MPAANLLGANHKVDVAEEKTVDVLLVGGGIMSATLGTLLQELEPDWTIEMVERLDGVAQESSNGWNNAGTGHSALAELNYTPETADGVEITKAVNINESFQITRQFLAWQVRNGVLHNPQSFINSVPHMSFVWGDRNVNFLRKRFAALQQSTLFRGMEYSEDPEQIKAWVPLMMEGRDSEQKVAATRIGIGTDVNFGEITRQLVASLQKKPNFRMHLNTEVRTLKRNSDGTWSVTLADSKTGQDRVVKTKFVFLGAGGASLSLLQKSGIPEAKEYAGFPVGGEFLVTDNPEVVNRHLAKAYGKASVGAPPMSVPHLDTRVLDGKRVLLFGPFATFSTKFLKSGSLWDLFGTINGSNLMPMMRVGLDNFDLVKYLISQVMQSDEDRFDALRQYYPDANPDEWRLWKAGQRVQIIKRDPQKGGVLRLGTEIVGDREGTIAALLGASPGASTAAPIMLNLLERAFSEQMASASWRMKLQQIIPSWGTKLNGNVEATEQALSYTSEVLQLDNPVPTWRPDAAPEPDRGIPAAQPETVADIAL from the coding sequence ATGCCCGCGGCCAATCTGCTGGGCGCGAACCACAAAGTGGACGTAGCGGAAGAGAAAACCGTCGATGTATTGCTGGTTGGCGGTGGAATCATGAGCGCGACGCTGGGCACGTTGTTGCAGGAACTCGAACCGGACTGGACCATCGAAATGGTGGAACGCCTGGACGGTGTGGCGCAGGAGAGTTCGAACGGCTGGAACAACGCGGGTACAGGCCACTCCGCGCTGGCGGAACTGAATTATACCCCCGAAACCGCCGACGGCGTGGAGATTACCAAAGCCGTTAACATCAATGAATCCTTCCAGATAACCCGCCAGTTCCTGGCATGGCAGGTTCGCAATGGCGTTCTGCATAACCCCCAGAGTTTTATCAACAGCGTCCCGCATATGAGTTTCGTCTGGGGCGATCGGAACGTCAACTTTCTGCGCAAACGTTTTGCCGCCCTGCAGCAGAGTACCCTTTTCCGCGGTATGGAGTATTCAGAAGATCCGGAGCAGATCAAAGCATGGGTACCGCTGATGATGGAAGGGCGCGATAGCGAACAGAAGGTCGCCGCCACCCGTATTGGTATCGGCACCGACGTGAACTTTGGCGAAATCACCCGTCAACTGGTGGCATCGCTGCAGAAGAAACCCAACTTCAGGATGCACCTGAATACCGAGGTTCGCACACTGAAGCGCAACAGTGACGGTACCTGGAGCGTGACCCTTGCCGACAGTAAAACCGGCCAGGATCGGGTGGTCAAAACAAAGTTTGTCTTCCTGGGGGCGGGCGGCGCATCGCTGAGCCTGCTGCAAAAATCCGGTATTCCGGAAGCGAAAGAGTATGCCGGTTTCCCGGTGGGCGGTGAGTTCCTGGTGACCGATAACCCGGAAGTAGTCAACCGTCACCTGGCGAAGGCGTATGGCAAAGCGTCGGTAGGGGCGCCGCCGATGTCGGTACCGCATCTGGACACCCGGGTGCTGGATGGCAAGCGCGTGTTGTTGTTCGGGCCTTTCGCCACCTTTTCGACCAAATTCCTGAAGAGCGGCTCGCTCTGGGATCTGTTCGGCACCATCAACGGCTCCAACCTGATGCCGATGATGCGGGTCGGGCTCGATAACTTCGATCTGGTGAAGTACCTTATCAGCCAGGTGATGCAGAGCGATGAAGACCGCTTTGACGCGCTGCGCCAGTACTACCCGGATGCGAATCCGGATGAATGGCGTTTATGGAAAGCCGGGCAGCGGGTGCAGATCATTAAGCGCGATCCGCAAAAAGGCGGGGTGCTGCGTCTGGGCACCGAGATCGTAGGCGATCGCGAAGGCACCATCGCCGCGCTGCTGGGGGCGTCGCCGGGGGCATCGACCGCCGCGCCTATTATGCTCAACCTGCTGGAGCGGGCCTTCAGCGAGCAGATGGCCAGCGCCTCCTGGCGTATGAAGCTACAACAGATCATTCCATCCTGGGGCACAAAGCTTAATGGTAATGTCGAGGCGACCGAACAGGCGCTGAGCTATACCAGCGAAGTGCTGCAACTGGATAATCCGGTCCCGACCTGGCGTCCCGATGCCGCTCCGGAGCCGGATCGCGGTATTCCGGCCGCACAACCGGAAACGGTGGCCGATATCGCGCTCTGA
- a CDS encoding LuxR C-terminal-related transcriptional regulator, giving the protein MNSATNKIISDRLSRSEKTISVHKSNIVRKPGLKRIPITLGNGLKNSGKNA; this is encoded by the coding sequence TTGAACAGTGCCACGAATAAAATTATATCCGATAGACTCTCCCGCAGTGAAAAAACGATTAGTGTCCATAAATCAAACATAGTACGTAAACCTGGGCTAAAGCGTATTCCCATAACACTGGGTAATGGCCTTAAGAATTCGGGGAAAAACGCCTAA